The stretch of DNA CCTTACGAATTGTGCAAAATGCTTTGATCACGTTAAAAGATGTCAAAGTCAAAGAAGAGCGTCGCTTGCAAAAAGCAGATTCATTCCGTAACACCGCCGAAGTTTTAAAGAAAACTCGCGCCGGCGTGGCGTGGCAAGCCGTGGGTTGCGCGCGCGGAGCCTATGAAAGCACTTTGGATTATACTTTAAAGCGGGAGCAATTTGGACGCCCGATCGCGGGCTTTCAAATGACTCAAGATATGCTAGCGCAGATGCTTTCACAAATAACGGCGATGCAGTGTATGGTGTCGCGTTTAAGTCAGTTGCAAGATCAAGGTCAGCTTTCTGATGAGCGCGCTTCATTAGCTAAGGTTTTCTGTACCGTGAGCTGTCGGCAAGTGACCAGCATGTCGCGAGAACTGATGGGTGCAAATGGCATCTTGATTTCTAATAAAGTCGCGCGATTCCTGGGGGATGCTGAGGCTTTGTACTCTTACGAAGGCACAAAGCAAATTAACAGTCTTGTTGTTGGACGCGCGATCACCGGGATGAGCGCGTTTACATAATTTTAAATTAAATTTAAGGTCCGTCGCGAAAGATCGACGGATCTTTGCAGAAGTTCATAAGATTGGTTATGCAAGTATTCACTCTTTTGCACGATATCCATGTTCGCTTCCATGTCTTCTGACGACCATCCCAAAGAATGCGCCACAAATGGAAATGGGGGAGAGATAAATCCTAACTCTCCAAAGAACATCAACATATGACCGGCCACGGCCTGAATATTATCTTGCCCACCGGTGATAATAAACCCCGCCACTTTATCTTTTATAAGCACTCGATCGCGTAAAGTGATTTGGTTTTGAACGGCATTTAGGCGCTCTGCCATTTTATAGTACAGCGAACTTGCGGATCCCCAACGAATGGGGCTTGCAAGCAAAACTACATCGGCCCAATGAACAAGGCCTTCATAGATTTTTACCATTTCATCTTTCGGATCCATCTTCGTGATCGAACAGGGCCACGTGCAGGCTTTTTCTGATTTTGAATAAAACCCTTCACAATGCCTGAAGTTAAGCTCCGACAAAGCTAAGAATTGAGTTTCCAACCCTAATTCTGTCTCGGCTTTCTTTAGCGTGCTTTTTAATAGCTCTTCAGAAGTTGAATAGCGTGGATGTTCTTTATCCATCGCCGTTGTTGAAATTCCCAAAACGCGAATCGGCCCCGGCGCGCGTTTCGGCTCGCGAGCCACATCTTGCATCGGATTATAATGCGGTTTGATTCTTTCAGTTTCCCCGGCCACATTGATGTACAAAATTCCTGATTCAATTTTCAACGGATAAGTGGAAAGTTTTCCACCGTGGGAAGCAAGAGGCTCGTGAGCACGATTCATTGCCTCACCGGATTGATGATGAAATTCCCAATAATGCCATGGGCACTCCATGCAGCCTTTTTTCAGTTTGCCTTTTGCTAAAGGCCCACCCATATGATTGCAACGCGCGTGGACAGCTCCGAATTGACCTTCATGGTAAGAAATAACGATTCT from Bdellovibrio bacteriovorus encodes:
- a CDS encoding Rieske 2Fe-2S domain-containing protein yields the protein MFGSADWISLGNTEELVKELETTGFLKEVTLQEKRIVISYHEGQFGAVHARCNHMGGPLAKGKLKKGCMECPWHYWEFHHQSGEAMNRAHEPLASHGGKLSTYPLKIESGILYINVAGETERIKPHYNPMQDVAREPKRAPGPIRVLGISTTAMDKEHPRYSTSEELLKSTLKKAETELGLETQFLALSELNFRHCEGFYSKSEKACTWPCSITKMDPKDEMVKIYEGLVHWADVVLLASPIRWGSASSLYYKMAERLNAVQNQITLRDRVLIKDKVAGFIITGGQDNIQAVAGHMLMFFGELGFISPPFPFVAHSLGWSSEDMEANMDIVQKSEYLHNQSYELLQRSVDLSRRTLNLI